The Maniola hyperantus chromosome 21, iAphHyp1.2, whole genome shotgun sequence sequence AAATGTACCTTTGGGcgttcagtagggcgattgtctaaaacctgcatcaatcattattacaatctcaattgttctgattagctgaatttgtgcgattcttgttgcaacaatgcattgtggccaatagtgagcgagcattaactaatcagagatgattgcgatcgtaacattgtagctgtcaaacaaccgcggtagagccactgctTTCTAAACAAATGtctttatttttaggtttcatGGATAAGAGTGTCCGATGAAGATAATCTGGAATTACTTACGGTAGACTTAGAAACTCATACAGCAGATTCAAGGTATGTATCATTTTCAACGTTTTTTTTCCGCGTGGCCAGCTTCGTGTTTTTCCGGGCTAATCTCAAAAACTACCGTACCGATTTTCATACGATTCTTATCTAAGAAGGTTATAATCTAtgaacattttgtgaaaataagCTACTGGTATGATGATAATTttaagccggggcgggttgctagttagCAATAAAAAACCGGCTGAGTGCGCGTCAGACTCacatacgaagggttccatgccatcgtacaagataggTAAAAAAAAAGCTCACGCGTCGCGTTCGCGCAAAGtcacagaatcagtacccttattataattaatgtgaaagtgtgtttgtttgttggtttgtccttcaatcacgtcgcaacggtgcaacggattgacatgattttttgcatggttatagataaagacctggagagtgacataggctatctttttatcctgaaaaatcaaagagttcccacgggatttttaaaaaacttaattccacgtggatgaagtcgcgggtatcggctagtatataatagtactaacggcAAAGTTTCCGATAGGCTACGTTTATGAACTCTAACTATTGATAATTCTAAGTTATTAGctctacatattattacaaaccAGAGCACCAGCCACAGGGTTTTACGATAACTCAGCCCATTAATTACTATCTCAGCATCACAGGCAGTTAACGTTAATGTCCTTCAAggatactaataataattttccacCCTAGTTACGATTTAAGCTTAATTAACGTTTATTGTCAAATTTGTTATTATGGCCGAGTTTGCTTTATGACGctctaactgccgtactcagagtcgcttaatcgttacataagtttagttaaaatgagacagagctatatctctcacataaaatccgtctcgttttaactcaatcttaagtaacgattagcgactctaaggctgagatttatagagcgcactttgactttgctcagacttaagattgagttaaaacgagacagatttatgtgaaagatatacctctgtctcgttttaactctgtcttaagtctaagctaagccagagtgcgctctatagatctcaacctaagtACCGCGGTATCCATCTCTTGCATGGTTGGTTACGCTAAGATTTGCTGTGGTAATAATTCAGTCGGAGGAACACTGTTATTTTATTCAGTACACATGCACTTAACAATTTTATTCCTGTTAGGTACAAAGTGGATGTAGCGGCCGAGACGTGGAAGCTAACGCTCTCGGACGCCAAAGTACAAGACTCGGGTATATACTGCTGTCACGTGTCTACCCACCCGCCCATGCTGAGACGGTTTAAGCTGATTGTACATGGTATGTATTTGTTTTATCAtgaactagcgtatgctcgcgactttgcccgcgtggactaaacaaatttcaaacccctatttcaccccttcgggggttaaattttcaaaaatcctttcttagcggacgtctacgtccagtggcgtgcacagggtttgaagccagggtaggcactagttaagtaggagcctgttcactggcaggttataatgaaaaatatgcattgagctaaaaactggggtaagcagtgcatttatgcctctatgacctgcacgccactgtctacgtcataataggtacctgcatgccaaatttcagcccgatccgtccagtagtttgaactgtgcattgatagatcagtcagtcagtcagtcaggactttgaattttatatacctacatatatacagAACAGACTATAGATGATGAttgagggaactctttaatatcCCAGGGTAAAAAGTACGAAAAAATTTACGTCGATTGCTcctttgtgacgtgattgaaggacaaaccaaccaacactGTTTCACAGCTATACTAGTAccttaaatacctaaatccaagcaaacgaagtcgcgggccttagctagtttataataacagGTACCTAGTGATTCCGCACAATTGACTATGAGCAAAATCTGGAACAAATACTGCAATAAAAGTTCAGCCGGACTATTAAATcttataaagaaaataatagaaaatattgCTGACATAAAAGAGGCAAAACCCAcccaacaataataatataatccctTCATTGTTTTGTCTTAAGGACTTGTGCTTTTCCACACTATCCGACACGATATCGGATAAGACATTCAGTTCATTGTAAGTTATATCTAGAAACATCTGTGCAATATCATGAACCGGATAGATATGATAGCCGTGTTGAGTTGTGTCAATACATCACTACCAAAATTGATGTCAAGTGGCACCAACGACCTctataggtatagtacctactactctAGATGGGTCATTCTAAACAAAAAATGCGGGCTGCAAATCGCTTTTACCTCGAACTTATTGTGTtatactaattttgacagcttcatcaacactatttttgtttgaaatatccATTATCCAATCTATGGGTACTAATTTAGCTCGATGGTTGatgtattttatttgaatttgttTTATATGTCAGTTTATTACAAAGAGCATATATGAGATAAAACCACTATGTGACTTTGTCACATCTCAGGTAAcgcatagtaggtacctacataattatggACCACATATCAATTATCAACGAACAGAACATGcatgtacctatacttaataaGACTTTCCAAAATACTTGCAGTAAAAGTTGCACAGAACCACGTATTCTCTGAACacaaacttacataatattattatgtgactCTTTAACTTTTGCTGCACACAGTTTTTACAAAGCTCCTTGTTCGATTGTATCAGATATCGGATCGGAAAATGTAAACCATTTTATTTACCTCGCAATATTTTTCCAGCGCCCGAAATAAAAATGAACAAAGAAGCTTTTCTGGAGAGCGGTGAAACCCTGTCGCTTAAATGCGCCGTATTGCACTTAAGTCCCGGAGAAACGTCGCCCGAGATCCGCTGGTACAGAGGGAATACTACGACGTCGTTTGATGAGCTTCGGGGCGGAGTTTCCATAGAAACGGATCTTTTGACACTGACGAGTCATTTacaggtaagttttttttaaagaaatagttTGAATAGCTTTTATTGCACTTATGTCCCGGAAAATCGTCGCCTGAGATCCGCTGGTACAGAGGGAATACTACGACGTCGTTTGATGAGCTTCGGGGCGGAGTTTCCATAGAAACGGATCTTTTGACACTGACGAGTCATTTAcaggtaagtttttttaaagaaatagttTGAATAGCTTTTATTGCACTTATGCCCCGGAAAATCGTCGCCTGAGATCCGCTGGTACAGAGGGAATACTACGACGTCGTTTGATGAGCTTCGGGGCGGAGTTTCCATAGAAACGGATCTTTTGACACTGACGAGTCATTTAcaggtaagtttttttaaaagaaatatatTGAATACCTTTTATTGCACTTAAGTCCCGGAGAAACGTCGCCCGAGATCCGCTGGTACAGAGGGAATACTACGACGTCGTTTGATGAGCTTCGGGGCGGAGTTTTGATAGAAACGGATCTTTTGACACTGACGAGTCATTTAcaggtaagtttttttaaaagaaatatatTGAATACCTTTTATTGCACTTAAGTCCCGGAGAAACATCGCCCGAGATCCGCTGGTACAGAGGGAATACTACGACGTCGTTTGATGAGCTTCGGGGCGGAGTTTCGATAGAAACGGATCTTTTGACACTGACGAGTCATTTacaggtaagttttttttaaagaaatagttTGAATAGCTTTTATTGCACTTATGTCCCGGAAAATCGTCGCCTGAGATCCGCTGGTACAGAGGGAATACTACGACGTCGTTTGATGAGCTTCGGGGCGGAGTTATGATAGAAACTGATCTTTTGACATTGACGAGTCATTtacaggtaatttttttttcttaaggAAATATATTGATTACCTTTTATTACACTTAAGTCCCGGAGAAACGTCGACCGAGATCCAATGGTACAGAGGTTATAGTACGATATATTTGATGAGCTTCGAGGTATAGTTTTGATACAAACAGACCTTTTGATATCACATCTGTTTTCTCCCTTATGTCATCTCTGAATTAGGAACTCTATCTAACAGAGACAGGGTTAATATCTCTATTTCCATCCATATGCAATTTGCAGCTCATGTACAGTTCATTTTGTGAGAGTCCACGTCTCTGCACCataatgacgacctccctggcgcagtggtaagtgctgtggtcttgttagtgggaggtcccgggttcgattcccggcaggagtttgaaattttatgatttcttatTTTCTGGActgttgggaggcttcggccgtggctagttaccaccctatcggcaaagccgtgccgccaa is a genomic window containing:
- the LOC117992355 gene encoding uncharacterized protein, which translates into the protein MHRTVLLAALLTRAVAAHIHITAPPGTESTYLAQSTMAPTVFHNPPNSKPRRITSRKGKADSPMLNYIFDSYATSNKHFHDKFKAPSFEGDMTSDTLVNADTGASVLFDCRVTSLRDKTVSWIRVSDEDNLELLTVDLETHTADSRYKVDVAAETWKLTLSDAKVQDSGIYCCHVSTHPPMLRRFKLIVHAPEIKMNKEAFLESGETLSLKCAVLHLSPGETSPEIRWYRGNTTTSFDELRGGVSIETDLLTLTSHLQKYIEYLLLHLSPGETSPEIRWYRGNTTTSFDELRGGVSIETDLLTLTSHLQVAQLKVEDAGNYTCALEAPLAMRTFARVHVLQGSSLAELQSGVKTTTSYMSLLLTTLLFLIATQHGVR